In Aphelocoma coerulescens isolate FSJ_1873_10779 chromosome 13, UR_Acoe_1.0, whole genome shotgun sequence, the following are encoded in one genomic region:
- the VDAC1 gene encoding non-selective voltage-gated ion channel VDAC1 isoform X1, with protein sequence MAVPPAYADLGKSARDIFTKGYGFGLIKLDLKTRSENGLEFTSSGSANSETNKVSGSLETKYKWVEYGLMFTEKWNTDNTLGTEITLEDQLARGLKLTFDSTFSPNTGKKSAKIKSGYKREHINIGCDMDFDIAGPSIRGALVLGYEGWLAGYQMTFETAKSRVTQSNFAVGYKTDEFQLHTNVNDGTEFGGSIYQKVNDKLETAVNLAWTAGNSNTRFGIAAKYQIDPDASFSAKVNNSSLIGLGYTQTLKPDMYFINGLSYLVILHLLLSPECFRLSTLSKSLWRRFDVTQPILPVLCCGSFPLH encoded by the exons ATGGCTGTTCCACCTGCTTATGCTGACCTGGGCAAATCTGCCAGAGATATTTTCACCAAGGGATATG GTTTTGGGTTAATAAAGCTTGATTTGAAAACAAGATCTGAAAATGGACTG gaatttaCAAGCTCAGGTTCAGCAAactcagaaacaaacaaagtcAGTGGTAGTTTGGAAACAAAATACAAATGGGTGGAATATGGATTGATGTTCACAGAAAAGTGGAACACTGACAATACACTAGGCACTGAGATTACTCTTGAAGATCAG CTTGCACGGGGCCTGAAGCTGACCTTTGATTCCACCTTCTCTCCTAACACTGG gAAAAAGAGTGCTAAAATTAAGTCGGGGTACAAAAGGGAGCACATCAATATCGGCTGTGACATGGATTTTGATATTGCGGGTCCTTCAATACGTGGAGCCCTCGTGCTTGGCTACGAGGGGTGGCTGGCAGGCTACCAAATGACTTTTGAGACAGCAAAGTCTAGAGTAACCCAGAGCAATTTCGCTGTTGGCTATAAGACCGATGAATTCCAGCTTCATACTAATGT GAATGATGGAACGGAATTTGGTGGCTCCATTTACCAGAAGGTGAATGATAAACTGGAAACTGCTGTGAATCTTGCTTGGACAGCTGGAAATAGCAACACTCGCTTTGGAATAGCAGCCAAGTATCAGATTGACCCAGATGCCTCTTTTTCT gCTAAAGTGAACAACTCCAGTCTGATTGGGTTAGGATACACTCAGACTTTAAAGCCAG atatgtATTTCATCAATGGTTTGTCTTATTTGGTTATCCTGCACCTACTGCTGTCTCCAGAATGCTTTAGGTTGTCCACCTTGTCCAAGTCCTTGTGGAGGAGGTTTGATGTGACTCAGCCAATACTGCCTGTGCTGTGTTGTGGTTCCTTCCCCTTGCATTGA
- the C13H5orf15 gene encoding keratinocyte-associated transmembrane protein 2: MAAAGGERRGPAGRALCLLLLCGWALAARGQVSPGPVKPEMFTRNSSSKSENETLSRSQNLTDSLQSLTSARKEAFPTAAKINSMTAGKPPTADGDSSSPVVLASPVSQVDVDGSEDAKIEEEDLLTDLKDTLSSSPPIIKETMESDGDDYAYEMTPNSRYNPDLLEMSEDDNSDTISNYNEEIKTLDEKIKGVSVSGLDEEEDSHFFFHLVVVAFLVAVVYVTYHNKRKIFLLVQSRRWRDGLCSRTVEYHRLDQNVNEAMPSLKITNDYVF; this comes from the exons atggcggcggccggcggcgaGCGGCGAGGGCCGGCGGGCCGCGCCTTGtgcttgctgctgctctgcgGCTGGGCCCTGGCGGCCCGCGGGCAGGTTTCCCCCG GTCCTGTGAAACCAGAGATGTTTACAAGAAATAGTTCATCTAAAAGTGAGAATGAAACACTGAGTAGATCCCAAAATTTGACAGACAGCTTGCAGAGTTTAACCTCAGCAAGAAAGGAGGCATTCCCAACAGCAGCCAAAATCAATTCGATGACTGCAGGAAAGCCACCTACAGCAGACGGTGACTCTTCATCACCTGTTGTCCTTGCTAGTCCGGTATCACAGGTGGATGTTGATGGTTCTGAAGATGCTAAAATTGAAGAAGAGGATCTTCTAACAGATTTGAAAGACACACTAAGTAGTTCCCCACCCATCATAAAAGAAACTATGGAGTCAGATGGAGATGACTATGCTTACGAAATGACACCAAATTCCAGATACAACCCAGACCTTCTAGAGATGTCAGAAGATGACAACTCTGACACCATCAGTAACTACAATGAGGAGATCAAGACCCTTGATGAGAAGATAAAAGGTGTTTCTGTCTCTGGGTTGGATGAAGAAGAAGACAgtcatttcttttttcatctgGTTGTAGTTGCCTTCTTAGTAGCTGTTGTTTATGTCACCTATCACAATAAGAGGAAG atCTTCTTACTGGTGCAGAGCCGAAGGTGGAGGGATGGCCTGTGCTCCAGGACAGTGGAATATCATCGTTTAGATCAAAACGTTAACGAAGCGATGCCTTCCCTGAAAATAACCAATGACTACGTGTTTTGA
- the VDAC1 gene encoding non-selective voltage-gated ion channel VDAC1 isoform X2 codes for MAVPPAYADLGKSARDIFTKGYGFGLIKLDLKTRSENGLEFTSSGSANSETNKVSGSLETKYKWVEYGLMFTEKWNTDNTLGTEITLEDQLARGLKLTFDSTFSPNTGKKSAKIKSGYKREHINIGCDMDFDIAGPSIRGALVLGYEGWLAGYQMTFETAKSRVTQSNFAVGYKTDEFQLHTNVNDGTEFGGSIYQKVNDKLETAVNLAWTAGNSNTRFGIAAKYQIDPDASFSAKVNNSSLIGLGYTQTLKPGIKLTLSALLDGKNVNAGGHKLGLGLEFEA; via the exons ATGGCTGTTCCACCTGCTTATGCTGACCTGGGCAAATCTGCCAGAGATATTTTCACCAAGGGATATG GTTTTGGGTTAATAAAGCTTGATTTGAAAACAAGATCTGAAAATGGACTG gaatttaCAAGCTCAGGTTCAGCAAactcagaaacaaacaaagtcAGTGGTAGTTTGGAAACAAAATACAAATGGGTGGAATATGGATTGATGTTCACAGAAAAGTGGAACACTGACAATACACTAGGCACTGAGATTACTCTTGAAGATCAG CTTGCACGGGGCCTGAAGCTGACCTTTGATTCCACCTTCTCTCCTAACACTGG gAAAAAGAGTGCTAAAATTAAGTCGGGGTACAAAAGGGAGCACATCAATATCGGCTGTGACATGGATTTTGATATTGCGGGTCCTTCAATACGTGGAGCCCTCGTGCTTGGCTACGAGGGGTGGCTGGCAGGCTACCAAATGACTTTTGAGACAGCAAAGTCTAGAGTAACCCAGAGCAATTTCGCTGTTGGCTATAAGACCGATGAATTCCAGCTTCATACTAATGT GAATGATGGAACGGAATTTGGTGGCTCCATTTACCAGAAGGTGAATGATAAACTGGAAACTGCTGTGAATCTTGCTTGGACAGCTGGAAATAGCAACACTCGCTTTGGAATAGCAGCCAAGTATCAGATTGACCCAGATGCCTCTTTTTCT gCTAAAGTGAACAACTCCAGTCTGATTGGGTTAGGATACACTCAGACTTTAAAGCCAG GTATCAAACTGACGTTGTCAGCTTTGTTGGATGGCAAGAATGTCAATGCAGGGGGTCACAAACTTGGTCTAGGGCTGGAATTTGAAGCATAA